TtgcagctgttgttgctgttgctgttgatgttgctttCTCTGATCAGCAGAAATCGCTAATGATCCACCCGATCCAGAAGTGTTACCTGCGCTAGCATGCAAGCTAGCGGCGGCCTCACGCTCATGTGGCTTCAGGAAGGGCGATGGAGTTCTCGACAGTGTGCTCCTATAGCCCCGTTCGGACCGCGAGCTATTGACCAGTGAGGATGTAGATTTTGAGGGCTTTCTACTTTCGTCGTTCGATTTGCTTGCTTCGCGACCTGAAGATACCTGCTGTTCATTTGATCTTCGCGTAGTCACAGCGACTACAGCTGCTGGAGAATCTTGCTGTTTGCGTGCACCGGTTGAAGCAGAAGAATTGACCGCACGcaacttttcttccttttcggtGCTATCTTCTCTGGCAGTTGCTTTATCCGATTGTATACGCTCGGTGGAATTGTGGGGACGTTCTTGTGACACACCTCCACCACTGCTACCATTACCGCCGTCGTCAAACATTTCTGTAGAATCTCTTGCGTTAGACAATCTCGTCGCCGACCGTCGACTACCGCTGGATTCTGCAGGACTCTGAGAAGCTTTCCTATTGCTACCTCGAGCTGGACCACCCTGGTTACCTTTGAAACGATCTTGCGGTTCCGTGCTGTTACTGCGACGACCAACTGTAGAACGATTGCCACCTGCATCTCGGTGGTTTCGTTCGCGATCATCGTAGCGATTCGATGCCGGTGGACCCATCTCCTGCCGACGTCGTGGAGGTTCACCTCTCTGCGGTTCGTCCGAGCGACGCCATTTGTGAGCGTTATTATTTGCCCCGGTGTGAGCAGACGAGGATGTGTCGCGTCCTCTTGCACCACTATCGCTCGGAACACGTTCACGATCGCGGTCACGCTCTCGGGAAGACCCGCGACGACCTGGTCCATTACCGCCTGAGTAACGTTGCTGCGCAGCACGTTCACGATCACGTTCCCGCTCGCGTTCACGGTCACGCTCGCGATCTCTTTCCCGTTCGCGAACATCTCGGTCTGATCCTCTACCGGGACCACCCGGACGCGTTGAGGGTGGAGAACGACGGCGACCATAATTAACGTCACTGAAAGTTTGAAGGATACCAATATTATTAACGTTATGCATTTGAAGATATTGTTAAATCAACTTCCACAATGattgcaacagcaaaaaacactcacatgACGGGCATGGTTCATGGGCATAATGAGCATAAATTACTGTAGCTCCAATTTCTAGGAAATAATGCTTACCGAACATTTCCACGTCCACCTGGCCGTCCAGGAGATCGAGACCGTCTTCTCGGCGATCGCGATCGGTTGCGCGATCGCGAACGAGATCGATTTCTCGAGCGAGAGCTTGATCGACCTCCACGTCCACGACCTGGGCCATCATCACGACCGCGGCCACGCGAAAGGGATCGTCGATCGCGGTTTCTATTGTCCCGACCACCGAATCGTCCACCACCGTTACCATCACCGGGACGGCGACGTGACGCAGCGGAACCTTTGGCTGTCGAGCTACGACCACCATCCGCTTCCGAATCGGATGAATCCTTGTTCGAGCGATAGTGGCGCTTCTTTTGGAcactgttttccttcttctgtATCTCGAAATCATCCTTCTTTCTGCCACGCGATGATGACGAACGGCTGCTACCGGACCGGCTTCTCGATGTATCGCGGCGATTGCGGCTGTGACTTCGGCTACGGCTGCGACTGTTGCGTCCGTTACGCTTTTTGCCGGCCGCGTTTGTTGAGCCTGTCGTGGCTTTTGGTTTCTTCTCGTCCTCGCTATCGCTGGACGACGATGAACCGGACGAGTTTGAATTCGAGCTGTGAGATCGGGAGCTAGGTAAacccttttttgcttttctcgaTCTACaagtaaacaaagcaaaagaaccAATCATACAATATCAAGTATGTACCCACAGCAGGAAGCAGTGAGTGCCACATTTTTACTGGCGCTAACCTTGATTTAGATAGAGATCGAGAACGACTAGCACTCTTCTTGCGGTTACCCTCTTTATTGGCAGATCCAGACCTGCTGCGGGAACGCGAATCTGCTGACGAGCGGCTAGGACTTTTTTTGCTTGTCGTTGATTTCTTTCCCTCCGCCATGTTCATCAGCTTAGATTGCACCTTAGACAATGCGCCCGAATTTCCATTGcctgaaaaaaattatatgttttataattggATAACAGGAAAGATATTTTAAACTATATCGAATCATCTGAAGTTGTTACTTTAGTCTAAGATTACTATAGGCGACGGTGTTTACAGAGATAATTCGTTATACagatttacataaaattttaaaaaactaaaatatatACAACCGAAAGGTACaactaaaacataaattatggaTTTACcgtacaacataaaaaaattggaaatagCGAAAGAATTTTTCAAAGCACAAATATGAgttaattttacaacaataATTAACTACTTAGCATCACAAAAGATTTTCCCTCAACAACTTActgttcttgttttctttcctggAAAGAGAGCTACTTCGCGAACGCCTTCGGTCGCGATCGTTCGTTCTTTTATCCCTTGGCGATCGACTAGAACGTTTGCGCGATCGATCAACAGAACGCCGAGGTGAGCGGGATCGCCGACGGTCTCTTGGGGAGCGTCTTTCACGGGAAGATCCTCTCCGATCGCGAGACGACACCCTCCGATCATTGCGTGATCGTGAGCGATCGCGAgattttcttcttgctctCGAATCACTATTACGTTCACCGGATTTTCCTCGTTCCGCCGATTTGCGGCGGCTAGTCGCATGATCCTTTACATTTTTCTCTGACACATCCGTGAGTTTACTTTCACTTTTTACCATTTCCTCTGACAGTACGCAATCTGCAACTGGTAGTAGGGAAGCCGGTGCTACCTTTTTCGATTCCTTAGGAACCTCGGCCTCAATAAAATCTTCGatcattttttcttcctcgtcgATGTAGTCCTCTGGTTCGGGTTTGTACATTTGCCGTGGAGCGCTTTtgttaggttttgtttttgtaccacCGTCGTCCTTATCACGGGTGTGGCTCCTTGAACGGTGGCCTCTGCTTCCTTCCTCCTGCAACCGTGCTTCCTCTTCGCGCTTTAaaatttcctctttttttgcctgtatAAATTCCGCCGGTATGCCCGTTTCTGAGTCCTGCGCTGATAGCAGCAGCGCCCACAGATCCTCCATGAATAGACGCGCATTTTTTCCGTTCAGAAAACCGGTCAGATTGATTTGCATCTTTTTCGGGCAGGGGAACTTTTCCTCCTCGAGCTGATTGTACACAAACTCCACGATAACATCGTCATCGATGTTGAGCATGTCGGTGATCTTTTGGCTAATCCATGGCCGCAATACATCCAACTTCACTTTGGACATATCGACCCGTTTGTTGAGATTATCACTGAACTTCATCTGCCTCAGCAGTTTCTTCTCCTTGTCGGAGAACCGGGAATCCTGCTGCTGGTTCGTAC
This Anopheles marshallii chromosome 3, idAnoMarsDA_429_01, whole genome shotgun sequence DNA region includes the following protein-coding sequences:
- the LOC128711973 gene encoding serine/arginine repetitive matrix protein 1 yields the protein MMFTGTNQQQDSRFSDKEKKLLRQMKFSDNLNKRVDMSKVKLDVLRPWISQKITDMLNIDDDVIVEFVYNQLEEEKFPCPKKMQINLTGFLNGKNARLFMEDLWALLLSAQDSETGIPAEFIQAKKEEILKREEEARLQEEGSRGHRSRSHTRDKDDGGTKTKPNKSAPRQMYKPEPEDYIDEEEKMIEDFIEAEVPKESKKVAPASLLPVADCVLSEEMVKSESKLTDVSEKNVKDHATSRRKSAERGKSGERNSDSRARRKSRDRSRSRNDRRVSSRDRRGSSRERRSPRDRRRSRSPRRSVDRSRKRSSRSPRDKRTNDRDRRRSRSSSLSRKENKNSNGNSGALSKVQSKLMNMAEGKKSTTSKKSPSRSSADSRSRSRSGSANKEGNRKKSASRSRSLSKSRSRKAKKGLPSSRSHSSNSNSSGSSSSSDSEDEKKPKATTGSTNAAGKKRNGRNSRSRSRSHSRNRRDTSRSRSGSSRSSSSRGRKKDDFEIQKKENSVQKKRHYRSNKDSSDSEADGGRSSTAKGSAASRRRPGDGNGGGRFGGRDNRNRDRRSLSRGRGRDDGPGRGRGGRSSSRSRNRSRSRSRNRSRSPRRRSRSPGRPGGRGNVRDVNYGRRRSPPSTRPGGPGRGSDRDVRERERDRERDRERERERDRERAAQQRYSGGNGPGRRGSSRERDRDRERVPSDSGARGRDTSSSAHTGANNNAHKWRRSDEPQRGEPPRRRQEMGPPASNRYDDRERNHRDAGGNRSTVGRRSNSTEPQDRFKGNQGGPARGSNRKASQSPAESSGSRRSATRLSNARDSTEMFDDGGNGSSGGGVSQERPHNSTERIQSDKATAREDSTEKEEKLRAVNSSASTGARKQQDSPAAVVAVTTRRSNEQQVSSGREASKSNDESRKPSKSTSSLVNSSRSERGYRSTLSRTPSPFLKPHEREAAASLHASAGNTSGSGGSLAISADQRKQHQQQQQQQLQKLIKASRQKKHASSESDDDSSGSDSDDSQDEKQQKKPVSSRRVDGNVEEEKGEIDKKATVAHKKRKSKRKLESKKRSKQIQHHRRSSSSSSSSSGDDEEDDQDIDEDDQSSGEESAGKRKSRAKDRREPKKVTAGSGKGTVNVLPSVEHDFRRKQQSVPVLHPKEGGNNRKVHRDSTSSAEQQQQGGGGGKKRKHSTSESISKVPVHPEESSAAKMAVTKSLSCTNNNNVSSSSTSTKSKTVAKVTTVVETTNRSSSSSDDSDDRVSERQRKKRRKEKKRQRNVSPDDASASSGSKRSKKHKKHRKHAKKHKKHKKHKKNSKASGKYHRNSSSSSSDEEDGGVPLRSKKSILAIGAGGGGTVINDDLEKQLRERALKSMKKQQSISD